From the genome of bacterium, one region includes:
- a CDS encoding HK97 gp10 family phage protein, translated as MKKDGVIQIDLPAVESLGAALGDFSVALEKELKTAMIDTVTTIEKYAKHRCPVDTGNLRSSITPEIDGFKEGSVGTNSEYAMPVEYGSRPHDIKPREKEALAFKVGGTKGRYVTTKSGKRRYRKGKPGEPVVVGRVKHPGTKAQPFMEPAFLVGGKVAQKNVDAAVAAALAKAKSQMKETT; from the coding sequence ATGAAGAAAGACGGCGTGATTCAGATTGACCTTCCGGCGGTGGAGTCGCTCGGCGCGGCGCTGGGCGACTTCTCCGTCGCATTAGAGAAGGAACTGAAAACGGCCATGATCGACACGGTCACGACTATCGAGAAGTACGCGAAGCACCGGTGCCCGGTGGACACTGGGAATCTTCGTTCTTCGATCACGCCGGAAATCGACGGTTTCAAGGAAGGCTCGGTCGGCACGAACAGCGAGTACGCCATGCCGGTCGAGTACGGCTCGCGGCCCCACGACATCAAGCCTCGCGAGAAAGAGGCGCTGGCTTTCAAAGTCGGCGGGACCAAAGGCCGGTACGTGACGACCAAGAGCGGCAAGCGGCGCTACCGGAAAGGCAAGCCCGGCGAGCCGGTGGTCGTGGGCCGCGTGAAGCATCCGGGCACAAAGGCGCAGCCCTTCATGGAACCGGCGTTTCTCGTCGGCGGCAAGGTAGCCCAGAAGAACGTGGACGCGGCGGTCGCGGCGGCGCTCGCCAAGGCCAAGTCGCAGATGAAGGAAACGACATGA
- a CDS encoding phage tail tape measure protein — protein sequence MPAGQGILHQIKVRLVGSDELSSVLKKATGSVENFKKAGEQMKSAGAKMLGVGVALGSALAGAVAPAMRLEESLANLSSVSTLPMDGSFKDMKTGMLAAKQTAQEWSSKHVQSAKEVTDAMYDLASAGLDVNQVNEVATQTMALSTATRAEAAESSAMMAKALKTFGEAQLANLPIGERANAIMDSFAAVVKGAKITLPELGAALKSVMGTAANAGLTIQETSAAVGLLSTRGLPAEMAGTALSAVLRQLPKAAEKMGLAVSDASGRLLPLSDIVSQLTQRYAANGISVKEMAEISEVFGDEAGRAVQLMIGQEGALKDLTAAAKTSGTAMGMVALQEDSLGAQAKIAWNNIKGAAGILGDAMLPNLRSAAEWLGRAAQGFKVFAKEHPTLVKIVGTLALASTAILVLGGGALYLAGSFAGTISSVLSLSASIAKAGGLMTVLKTGIMAVGRALLSLFLNPVGLVILGVVALGAGIYLLYKKSETFRNIVARVGAALKTTFMPALISVAYGVGYLVGTLTNAWQMVSQYTAEVWPLVSTYLVGFGKVVYAYLVPAIAFLKGYLVFAWGVIKTVTVASWQFVKLTIATVFNMIKNIVFIGWSVVSGIFKASLQILTGDWAGAWETIKQMFVNVWEGIKGYFGAVFGWFSGLGTIFYDAGVGLMTAFKDGIMATWESLKGGVTKVLGWIRDLLPGSDARRGPLSDLTASGKAFFPTFTKGLVQESDAPMRGVETALKDVTLAPGSIEMPAPRQRYESAPASSGNSLVVERGAIVINVTGTNEAVDDLETRLEELFARLNRRWGAAYAG from the coding sequence ATGCCCGCCGGTCAAGGAATTCTTCACCAGATCAAGGTCCGACTCGTCGGCTCGGACGAGCTTTCGTCCGTCCTGAAAAAGGCGACCGGCTCGGTGGAGAATTTCAAGAAGGCAGGCGAGCAGATGAAGTCGGCGGGCGCGAAGATGCTCGGCGTGGGCGTGGCCCTGGGTTCCGCTCTTGCCGGTGCGGTCGCGCCCGCCATGCGTCTCGAAGAGTCGTTGGCAAACCTGTCTTCCGTTTCCACGCTGCCGATGGACGGCTCGTTCAAGGATATGAAGACCGGGATGCTCGCGGCAAAGCAGACCGCGCAGGAATGGTCTTCGAAGCATGTCCAGTCGGCCAAGGAAGTGACCGACGCCATGTACGACCTGGCTTCGGCGGGCCTGGACGTGAACCAGGTCAACGAGGTCGCCACGCAGACGATGGCGCTCTCGACCGCGACGCGGGCCGAGGCTGCCGAGTCGTCGGCGATGATGGCCAAGGCGCTCAAGACCTTCGGCGAGGCACAGCTGGCGAATCTGCCGATCGGCGAACGGGCGAATGCCATCATGGACAGCTTCGCCGCCGTCGTGAAGGGCGCGAAGATCACGCTGCCGGAACTGGGCGCGGCGCTCAAATCCGTCATGGGCACCGCCGCCAACGCCGGTCTCACGATTCAAGAAACCTCGGCGGCGGTGGGCTTGCTCTCGACGCGCGGTCTTCCGGCGGAAATGGCGGGCACGGCGCTCTCGGCAGTGCTGCGTCAGCTTCCGAAAGCCGCCGAGAAAATGGGCCTCGCAGTATCGGATGCGAGCGGACGGCTCCTGCCCCTGAGCGACATCGTCTCGCAACTCACGCAGCGGTACGCGGCGAACGGAATCTCGGTCAAGGAGATGGCTGAGATTTCTGAGGTGTTCGGGGACGAGGCAGGCCGCGCTGTGCAGCTGATGATCGGCCAGGAGGGAGCGCTCAAGGACCTCACCGCCGCCGCCAAGACGTCCGGCACGGCGATGGGGATGGTCGCGCTGCAGGAGGATTCGCTCGGCGCGCAGGCCAAGATCGCCTGGAACAACATCAAGGGCGCAGCGGGAATTCTCGGCGACGCCATGCTGCCGAATCTGCGTTCGGCCGCCGAATGGCTTGGCCGCGCGGCGCAGGGCTTCAAGGTGTTTGCCAAGGAGCATCCGACGCTCGTGAAAATTGTCGGCACGCTGGCGCTCGCCTCCACCGCCATCCTCGTGCTCGGCGGCGGCGCGCTGTATCTGGCGGGCAGCTTCGCCGGGACGATCAGTTCGGTTTTGAGTTTGAGCGCATCCATCGCCAAGGCGGGCGGACTCATGACCGTATTGAAAACGGGCATCATGGCCGTGGGCCGGGCGCTGTTGTCGCTCTTCCTCAATCCTGTGGGGCTGGTGATCCTGGGCGTCGTCGCGCTCGGCGCGGGCATCTACCTCCTTTATAAGAAGAGCGAAACCTTCCGGAACATCGTGGCCCGCGTGGGCGCGGCGCTCAAAACCACATTCATGCCGGCGCTGATCTCGGTCGCCTATGGCGTCGGTTATCTCGTCGGGACGCTGACCAACGCTTGGCAGATGGTGAGCCAATACACCGCCGAGGTCTGGCCGCTCGTCAGCACTTACCTCGTCGGCTTCGGCAAGGTCGTTTACGCCTATCTCGTTCCGGCCATCGCCTTCCTAAAAGGATATCTCGTCTTCGCCTGGGGCGTGATCAAGACCGTCACCGTGGCCTCGTGGCAGTTCGTGAAACTCACCATCGCCACGGTCTTCAACATGATCAAGAACATCGTGTTCATCGGGTGGTCTGTCGTCAGCGGGATATTCAAGGCGAGCCTGCAGATCCTCACCGGCGATTGGGCGGGTGCGTGGGAAACCATCAAGCAGATGTTCGTGAACGTCTGGGAAGGAATCAAAGGGTATTTCGGCGCGGTCTTCGGATGGTTCTCCGGCTTGGGCACGATCTTCTACGATGCGGGCGTCGGCCTCATGACCGCTTTCAAGGACGGCATCATGGCCACTTGGGAGTCGCTCAAGGGCGGCGTCACCAAGGTGCTGGGGTGGATTCGGGACCTGCTGCCCGGCTCCGATGCCCGGCGCGGGCCGCTGTCCGATCTGACCGCTTCCGGCAAAGCGTTCTTCCCGACCTTCACCAAGGGCCTCGTGCAGGAATCCGATGCGCCGATGCGCGGTGTGGAAACCGCGCTCAAGGACGTGACGCTCGCGCCCGGCTCCATCGAGATGCCCGCGCCGCGCCAGAGGTACGAATCCGCGCCCGCGAGTTCCGGCAATTCCCTGGTGGTCGAACGCGGGGCCATCGTCATCAACGTGACCGGCACGAACGAAGCGGTCGACGATCTGGAGACGCGCCTCGAGGAATTGTTCGCCCGGCTCAACCGGCGATGGGGGGCGGCCTATGCCGGATGA
- a CDS encoding DUF2586 family protein, translating into MTTTRIIPDAYTEYEDGHIGAVAPSLANVEAKIGAAMGGLANRLYVFSGPDAKAQAKQVFRGGPLLKSIEEAFDAGSSTIYAWRVGQTAKASLDLQRDSGGTGIRLVAREAGDYWNRVNVTVGQELGDVTPNTWYLNAAANTLVLLDENGQQERSIDLTAHFAAARGCAIQFGDDPEEDHFLSVWVGGTDADGHEILRHFDTDGTLVAEHNMDLSLVITAEQITALPFLMTSEDHGSMIFVSTPTKLYVFDQIAAQPTEASQTIDYAPLGMTNPAISGGSISFLMQGGQPAQPDGLYLLDPGARKIYKVGPFGQGGGPMSITRTIDIAGITNSDQATGLTLNILTGDFQMCLRDADDAWRIIRFPSFPNAPTDQSITETFNLGHPIQDISFTIENFFFNTVVTLWDGNEDDPQQYVFRAQTNQALVGLINGGQSLVDATFVAEGGLDNFDDPQTLGGGSDGLNPTNGDYLHALELSEARTEISWVQCVGATGADIWNSILVHCDRMLDVFLSERFAVLECPTFTSNNEIGSTGYVGDLQAYVDSIVARMATVANKNGVVFAGGADFLGSDGVRYTAGSLTSACAGVMASLEVQQSLINKQVPNVLALVPEFSPGHVQQLIQARVNCVRLKPGRGYIIAHSLTAAPPASDYSRVNDLRAVYYGGKAAREAAQPLVGEENDEEGNGLRLLESFMSRPLDVMEDHGQIDDYEIEAVSSENDRLLGDVYVSLGIQPLRAMEKIYTKVFLK; encoded by the coding sequence ATGACGACCACGAGGATCATCCCGGACGCCTATACCGAATACGAGGATGGGCATATCGGCGCGGTTGCCCCGTCGCTCGCCAACGTCGAAGCCAAGATCGGCGCGGCGATGGGCGGCCTGGCGAACCGCCTGTACGTGTTCTCCGGGCCGGACGCGAAGGCGCAGGCGAAGCAGGTGTTTCGCGGCGGCCCGCTTCTGAAATCCATTGAAGAGGCATTCGACGCGGGCAGTTCCACGATTTACGCATGGCGCGTCGGGCAAACCGCCAAGGCATCTCTAGACCTTCAACGTGACAGCGGCGGAACGGGCATTCGTCTGGTCGCACGGGAAGCGGGCGACTACTGGAACCGCGTGAACGTTACCGTGGGCCAGGAACTCGGCGACGTTACGCCGAACACCTGGTATCTCAACGCGGCGGCCAACACGCTCGTCCTGCTTGATGAGAACGGACAGCAGGAGAGGAGCATCGACCTCACGGCGCATTTTGCGGCGGCGCGAGGGTGCGCGATTCAATTCGGCGACGATCCCGAAGAGGACCATTTTCTGTCGGTTTGGGTCGGCGGCACGGACGCCGACGGCCATGAAATCCTGCGCCACTTCGACACGGACGGCACGTTGGTCGCCGAGCACAACATGGACCTCTCCCTCGTCATCACCGCCGAGCAGATCACGGCGTTGCCGTTCCTTATGACGAGCGAGGATCACGGTTCGATGATCTTCGTTTCGACGCCGACGAAGCTCTACGTCTTCGATCAGATCGCGGCGCAGCCCACCGAAGCGTCGCAGACCATCGATTACGCACCGCTTGGCATGACGAACCCCGCTATTTCGGGCGGCAGCATCAGCTTCTTGATGCAGGGCGGGCAGCCCGCACAACCGGACGGCCTGTACCTGCTCGATCCCGGCGCGCGGAAGATTTACAAGGTGGGACCTTTCGGACAAGGCGGCGGCCCGATGTCGATCACGCGCACCATCGACATTGCGGGCATTACGAATTCGGATCAGGCGACCGGCCTGACGCTCAACATCCTGACCGGCGACTTCCAGATGTGCCTACGCGACGCGGATGACGCCTGGCGGATCATTCGCTTCCCGTCATTCCCGAACGCGCCGACCGATCAGAGCATCACCGAAACATTCAACCTGGGTCATCCGATCCAGGACATCAGCTTCACCATCGAGAATTTCTTCTTCAATACGGTGGTGACCCTCTGGGACGGCAACGAGGACGATCCGCAGCAGTATGTTTTCCGGGCGCAGACGAATCAGGCGCTCGTCGGCCTTATCAACGGCGGCCAAAGCCTCGTCGACGCGACGTTCGTGGCCGAAGGCGGCCTCGACAACTTCGATGATCCGCAGACGCTCGGCGGCGGCAGCGATGGCTTGAATCCCACCAATGGCGACTACCTCCACGCACTGGAACTGTCCGAGGCGCGGACGGAAATTTCGTGGGTCCAGTGCGTCGGCGCGACCGGCGCGGACATCTGGAATTCGATCCTTGTGCATTGCGACCGCATGCTGGACGTCTTTTTGTCTGAGAGGTTCGCGGTTCTCGAATGCCCAACGTTTACGTCCAACAACGAGATCGGCTCCACCGGATACGTGGGCGACCTCCAAGCCTACGTCGATTCCATCGTGGCGCGCATGGCGACCGTCGCCAACAAAAACGGCGTCGTCTTCGCGGGCGGCGCGGATTTCCTGGGCAGCGACGGCGTGCGCTACACGGCGGGTTCGCTCACCTCGGCCTGCGCGGGCGTCATGGCCTCGCTCGAAGTCCAGCAGTCGCTGATCAACAAGCAGGTTCCGAATGTGCTCGCTCTCGTTCCGGAGTTCTCGCCGGGGCACGTGCAGCAACTGATTCAAGCCCGCGTGAACTGCGTGCGCCTCAAGCCGGGTCGCGGTTACATCATCGCCCATTCGCTCACGGCGGCCCCGCCCGCGTCGGATTACTCCCGCGTCAACGATCTGCGCGCCGTGTATTACGGCGGCAAAGCGGCCCGCGAGGCGGCGCAGCCCCTGGTGGGCGAAGAGAACGACGAGGAAGGCAACGGCCTGCGGTTGCTCGAATCCTTCATGTCGCGCCCGCTCGACGTCATGGAGGACCACGGCCAGATCGACGATTACGAGATCGAGGCGGTCAGTTCGGAGAACGACCGTCTGCTCGGCGACGTGTACGTGAGCCTGGGCATCCAGCCGCTGCGGGCGATGGAGAAAATCTACACCAAGGTGTTCCTGAAATAA
- a CDS encoding phage baseplate assembly protein V translates to MSLEQELKSLVEKLAPDLRSHMRLSLSGVVTKVYEDDYRVDVEIPGDNDEVLALPFIPVKSPMAMDGWGIFALPEVDSEVSVAFWGGDPTNPFVDGSVLIQSRTPVGAKVGMIVITDRVGQCIKLKPQTGEILVNGYNLKMAVTGSDAKTVDGSVNETIGENRNVIVGRKATTTVKGKSVRVLEKGETVVHGVLDDAATFDDPEDENYLKLKSAATLAQVMGNHVQRVEGGQTVDIDGLQSVTVGSDRKTKVLGADFEAIAKSKQVLVGGNLDIMVANAMGVPMPAAIQIGSPPPMINCWGGVFIPGASAPMVNGTLLATAFTTYTTAITTALATLAAAFSGPNPVIGSQIAGALGTFATAVGFAVTALLSAITASLSVRQFFAVP, encoded by the coding sequence ATGAGTCTTGAGCAGGAACTCAAAAGCCTCGTCGAGAAACTCGCGCCGGACTTGCGGTCGCACATGCGCCTGTCGCTTTCGGGCGTGGTGACCAAGGTCTACGAGGACGACTACCGCGTCGACGTGGAGATTCCCGGCGATAACGACGAGGTCCTGGCGCTGCCCTTCATTCCCGTGAAGTCGCCGATGGCGATGGACGGTTGGGGCATCTTCGCGTTGCCGGAAGTGGACAGCGAGGTCTCGGTCGCCTTCTGGGGCGGCGATCCGACGAACCCGTTTGTCGACGGATCGGTTTTGATCCAGAGCCGCACGCCGGTCGGGGCCAAGGTCGGGATGATCGTCATCACCGACCGCGTCGGCCAGTGCATCAAGCTCAAGCCGCAGACCGGCGAGATCCTCGTCAACGGTTACAACCTGAAAATGGCCGTCACCGGTTCCGATGCAAAAACGGTTGATGGCTCGGTGAACGAAACCATCGGCGAGAACCGGAACGTCATCGTCGGACGTAAGGCGACAACGACCGTCAAAGGCAAGTCGGTGCGCGTCCTTGAGAAAGGCGAAACCGTCGTCCACGGCGTGCTCGACGACGCGGCCACGTTCGACGATCCGGAAGACGAGAACTACCTGAAATTGAAGTCAGCCGCGACGCTCGCCCAGGTCATGGGCAACCACGTTCAGCGCGTCGAGGGCGGGCAGACGGTCGATATCGACGGCCTGCAGAGCGTGACGGTCGGTTCGGATCGCAAAACGAAGGTGCTCGGCGCGGACTTCGAGGCCATCGCCAAGTCGAAGCAGGTCCTGGTCGGCGGGAATCTCGACATCATGGTCGCCAACGCGATGGGCGTGCCCATGCCCGCCGCGATCCAGATCGGCAGCCCGCCGCCGATGATCAACTGCTGGGGCGGCGTGTTCATTCCCGGCGCGTCCGCGCCGATGGTCAACGGGACGCTGTTGGCCACGGCGTTCACCACGTACACGACGGCCATCACCACGGCGCTGGCCACGCTTGCGGCGGCGTTCTCCGGACCCAATCCCGTCATCGGTTCGCAGATCGCCGGGGCGCTCGGCACGTTTGCAACCGCCGTCGGGTTTGCTGTCACCGCGCTGCTCTCGGCCATCACCGCCTCGCTGTCGGTGCGGCAATTCTTCGCGGTGCCGTGA